In Haliscomenobacter hydrossis DSM 1100, the DNA window AAAAAGGTTCGTGGGTTCGAGAGTTCGTGGGTTCGGAGCGCTGAACCCTCGAACCTTCGAACCCACGAACCCTACTTGATCATCTTTTCCAAAAATACCCCACTCGAGCCAGCGCATTCTCCCGAACATTGGCATAAAAGAGATTAAAATCTCCAATATGGTAGTTGGGATTGTTGTAAAGGAAGCTACCCGGAAATTTGGGTTTGTTGACCCATAACAATCCATCGTAGACCTGAGCGTCGCATACTTTTGGGATAACTTTGTTGAAACTGCGCAAAACCGCGCCTTTGTTCAGTTCACGGGAGGCATAGAGGGTATCAGTTGACCAGTTTAACGGATTTGTACTGACAATATTGTTTCCCTTTTCGTGAATCTCGGGGTAGTGTCCCCGCAAGTAAGTACGCCAGGAACAAAAGCAGCCAGTTTGTTCGGGACGATCGCAGGGAGGGATGTTTTCCAGGTAATTCTTTTCCACCGGCATGCCCACCAAATAGGCCACTACCAGGCGATTGCGCAGGTTGGTGCTGTCAAAAAACTCCTTGAGCAATCGTCGGGTATGGGTAGTCCCTTGGCTATGTGATGCAATGATGATGGGGCGCCCCCCATTGTAGTTGTCCAGATAATATTGGAAAGCCCGGCGCACATCGCTGTAAGCCAGGTCAAAAACCCGTTTTTGCAGTTCGGGTTCTTTAAGCCAATATGCGCTGATGTGCGCCTGGCGGTAACGTGGCGCGTATACCCGGCCAACGCCATTAAAAATGCTCGACTGAAAACGGATGGCACTGTCGTCCACCTTTTTGTTCATTTTTGCGTTCTGTACATCGGCATTCCAGGGTTCTCCATCTTCCCGCTGCTGAGTATAAATGGTGGGGTGTACAAAAAACACATCTACTTCGCCGTCTTTTTGGCGATCTTCCATCCCTTTGGGGACAACGTCGGCGGCATCTGTCTGATCAGGGAGGGCTGCCCAGGTAGCAGTCTGTGCATAGTCTGGTGCAGCAGGAACCGAGGAATTGCTGACCAGGGCTTCGCGCTGGGGAGTGCAGGCAAGGTAGTTAAGCGTCAATATTAGGATAATGCAGTGAATAACTCTCATATCTTCGAGATGTCTTGATTTAAAAAATCTCCAAAACATGGTAATCCTCCGCTAAATACAGTGCTTTAATGTCTTCAAAACGTTCAGTAAGAATCCGCGCTATTTGAGTTGTAGATTGATTGCCGATTTGAAGTAAAACAACTTTGGGCGGGGCACCTAGTTGGATGCTCAGGTTTAAGAAGTCCTCATCATTTGTAACGATGATACAGTCATTTTTCTCTCCCCAATCCCAAATATCTCTATCAATTGCTGGAATTGGGAGTCCTGTGCGATTAACGTGCAGACATTCTGGATAGATTTCGGCAAGCTTTTTTACCAAACGGTAAGATAGATTTGCATCAAATAGTATCTTCATATTAAGCAGCTGCAATCATTTTGACAAATCTTTCCCTTTGTGCAGCAAAAGCCAATGCAGCTTGAATTTTACTCATATCCAACTCGGGAAAGTCCTCAATAATCTCATCAAAACTCATTCCTGAGGCCAACCACATGAGGATATCTACCACTGCTATTCTTGTACCAATGATACATGGTTTCCCAAATCTAATCGTTGGGTCAATTGATATTAAAACTTGGAAATTTGACATTTAATTTGAATTATTTTGTGAAAAATAAACAAATCTAATTTCTGGAGCAACCTTTTATAGGAAAAAAACTGTTTCCCATTTATTTTTACCTTCTTAAAGATGTTATTCCTCTATCATTCACCAACCCGATACAACCTTGGCAACAGAACAACCCAAAAGTAAGTTCAATTTCTACCTGCTTCGCCGGGTTATGGCTCAGGCCAAACCCTACCAGGGCGTGTTAATTGCTTCAGCCATCATGGCGATAGTGCTGGCGCCGCTGGGTACCTTGCGCCCCTGGCTGGTGCAGGTCATGGTGGATGAACACATTTTTAAGCTCGATATTAAAGGGCTGGGAACGATGGCGTTGATTTTTTTGGTATCCTTGCTTTTTCACGCCTTCTTGCAATACGTGTTTCAATATGCCACCAGTTGGTTGGGGCAGTGTGTAGTGCGCGACCTCCGGGTAGGCATTTTTCAGCACATCACCAGTTTGCGCTTGCGCTACTTTGATCGCACTCCCGTGGGTAACTCGATCACCCGTACCATCAGCGATATGGAAACCATCAATACGGTGTTTTCACAAGGAGTGATCACCATGATTGCCGATATCCTGACCCTGGTATTCGTTTTGGGGATCATGTTTTACACGAGTTGGAAATTGACCCTGGCTTGTTTGCTCACCTTGCCTTTTTTGATGGCTACGAGTTATTTTTTCCAAAAAAATGTAAAACGTTCTTTTCAGGATGTACGCACCCAGGTGGCGCGGATGAATTCTTTTTTACAAGAACGCATTACGGGCATGCGCATCGTGCAAATTTTCAATGCTGAACAACAGGAAGGGGCTAAATTCCGCGAGGTCAACCGCGATTATACCAAGGCCAACCTCGATTCGGTATTTTATTACGCCGTGTTTTATGCCGTGGTGGAAATTATTGCTGCTGCTACCCTTGGCCTGATGATTTGGTGGGGCGCACGTGGCGTCATTGCCGACGAAGTCACGATGGGTTCCCTGGTGGCTTTCCCCATTTACCTCAATATGCTTTTCAACCCGATCCGCACCCTGGCCGATCGTTTCAATACCCTGCAAATGGGTTTGGTTGCCGCCGACCGGGTTTTTGCGCTACTGGATGATCCAGAAAATTTGGAACAAAACGGCAGTTTTAAACCCGATAAACTTCAAGGCGAGGTCGACTTTGACCGGGTATGGTTTGCCTACAACGAAGAGGATTTCGTGTTGAAAGATGTCAGTTTTCACATCAATCCGGGCGAGACGCTGGCTATTGTGGGGGCTACAGGCTCCGGTAAATCGACCATCATCAATATCCTCAATCGCTTTTACGACATTCAAAAAGGGGCTATAAAAGTAGACGGGGTCGACATTCGCGAGTACGATTTGTTCGCCCTGCGCCGCAGGGTAGCGCTGGTTTTGCAGGATGTATTCCTCTTTGCAGGAACCGTGCTCGAAAACATCACCCTGCGCGACGATACCATCACCCGCGAACAGGTCATCAACGCGGCCAAAATGATCGGTGCCCACGCATTCATCGAAAGGCTACCGGGAGGTTACGATTATCAGGTGATGGAACGGGGGGCAACGTTGTCGATGGGGCAACGGCAGTTGATTTCCTTTGTACGCGCCCTGGTTTTTGAACCAGATATTTTGATCCTGGATGAAGCAACGTCTTCCATTGACCCCGAATCGGAATCGGTGATTCAATTTGCCATTGAAACCATGATCGCCAAACGCACCTCGATCATCATTGCCCACCGCCTCTCAACCATTCGGCACGCTGACAATATCCTGGTGCTGCACAAAGGCGAAGTCCAGGAGTACGGCCCACACGAGGAGTTGCTGCGCAATGAAAACGGGCATTACAAACAGTTGTACGAGATGCAGTTTTTGCAGGTTGGAGTGCTGGAGGAATAAACCTAGAGCATGTTTACATATTTTTGTTTTAAGCGAAAATGAGGCCGATTTGAGTTAAATGAGGCACGAAAAGCGGAGTTTAGCAGCGCTAAATGAGCATTTTCGGAACGAAACTCAACTCAAATCGGGCCATTTGCAGCAAAACAAAAAAAATTAAACATGCTCTTTGAACCTAAAACTTAAAACTTCCTCCAACCACTGCTTATTTCCCAACGGCTGCAACACCTGCACATCCCGATCCAATTGTCCCTTGAATCCGGCCACATCCCGGATATCCGCACTGGCGTACCGCAACAGGCACAAGCGCTGGAGGATGTGCAAAAAATTGAGGCTCGACTTTTTTTGATAGTCCGACAATTGCCGGTTGCGTTGCACAAAGCGACGGGTCGCATTCATCAGTGACAATAAAGCCTCCGTTTCCGCCAACAGGAAATAACTCTTCAACTGGATCAACTTTGCCGAAAGGTGGTAAAAAGCATCGGTAAACTCCACATTGTGCAACATGCGCAAAGCTGAGGGATAGTCTTTTTTTTCAAAATACAAGTTGGCCAGGTTGTAGGTATACACGTTCTGGTGTAAGTCCGGCGCCAGATAATGTTGGTAATCCTGAATGAACTGCTCTGTCCAGACATAATCCCCCGTGCGGATGCCTGCCGTAATGATGTTGGTAAAGGTCCATTGGGTCAGGGTACCATTTTTGAAGATAATGGACTCATCCAGCAGCAATTTGTACAGGTAAAGAATTTCCTGGTAATAATGCGTTTCGCCAGAGTTGATGCGCAATACGGCAAAATTGAGCACGTAAGTGTACAATAGGCGCAGCTCGTGTTGGGGAATGACCTTTAAATGTTGTTGCAACAACTGCTTCAGCTCCAGGTATGCGGCTTGGCCAGTTTGCTGGGTAAACATATCATAAGCGGCCAGATAAACTTGCAGTGCTGGAAATCTCGCCAACTCCTCTACGTTTAGGCGATACCACGCAATGATGTCCTCAATAAACGCACAGTGGTAATCGGCATTAACGGCGGTATTCCGGCTGGCCATGTCGCAGGCAATTTTCATTTTTTCCAGCTGGTAAAAACGATCGAGGGCATCACTGCGCGATTGAAGGTGCGGCGTGTATGCCCGTTTTTCCTGGCTCATCAGGTGTTGATCTTGTAACTCTTGCAATTGGTATTCTGCAAACCAATAATTGCCATCACGCCAGGCTTGGGCTGCTTGAACCTGGGTGTAACGTTCCAATTGCAGGACGCAGGGTTCTAGCCATTCGTGGTCTAACAAACTGCGGATGAGCAATTGTTTTTGCAGTCTAGTTTCCCGGGCGTAGCGGGCTTGCGCCAAAAAATCATACAGCAAATACAGCAGATCAGAAATTAGGTTATTGAATTTTAACTCGTTGTACACCTCAGGTGCAAAACCAAGGCTGTAAATTTCCTTTTTATCAATGGGTTTTCGGGCTTTGAGTTGTTGCTCAATGGCGTCTATCAGCAACCTCAGGTTTTTGTTTTGGTTAAAAAAAGAAGAATGGACATACAAAACAAATTGCTTTCGTTCTTTTGCATTGAAATTTTGGTACAATTCCAGGAAGCGGTTCTTTTTCAAAATTCTATAATTTTATTGATAAAAAACTGATTAACAAAAGTATAATTTTATTTCACTGTATTTTAATTTCTATAAATTCATTTTTTTGTCCTTTACTAACCCTTCCCAGACCCCTACTTTTGTAAGAACAAAAAGAAAAATCTCATGCAACGTTTTTATGCATTCTTCACTTTCCTGGCTTTGTGGTCAGTGCAATTGAGCGCACAAAGCGCCAATTGCCTCAACATCTACCTGGCTCAAGCCGATGCCAGTGGTTCTGATACGCTGGTGCTCGACGTACGGGTACGCGATTTTAA includes these proteins:
- a CDS encoding DUF3089 domain-containing protein; amino-acid sequence: MTLNYLACTPQREALVSNSSVPAAPDYAQTATWAALPDQTDAADVVPKGMEDRQKDGEVDVFFVHPTIYTQQREDGEPWNADVQNAKMNKKVDDSAIRFQSSIFNGVGRVYAPRYRQAHISAYWLKEPELQKRVFDLAYSDVRRAFQYYLDNYNGGRPIIIASHSQGTTHTRRLLKEFFDSTNLRNRLVVAYLVGMPVEKNYLENIPPCDRPEQTGCFCSWRTYLRGHYPEIHEKGNNIVSTNPLNWSTDTLYASRELNKGAVLRSFNKVIPKVCDAQVYDGLLWVNKPKFPGSFLYNNPNYHIGDFNLFYANVRENALARVGYFWKR
- a CDS encoding DUF5615 family PIN-like protein, which translates into the protein MKILFDANLSYRLVKKLAEIYPECLHVNRTGLPIPAIDRDIWDWGEKNDCIIVTNDEDFLNLSIQLGAPPKVVLLQIGNQSTTQIARILTERFEDIKALYLAEDYHVLEIF
- a CDS encoding DUF433 domain-containing protein; the protein is MSNFQVLISIDPTIRFGKPCIIGTRIAVVDILMWLASGMSFDEIIEDFPELDMSKIQAALAFAAQRERFVKMIAAA
- a CDS encoding ABC transporter ATP-binding protein, which produces MAQAKPYQGVLIASAIMAIVLAPLGTLRPWLVQVMVDEHIFKLDIKGLGTMALIFLVSLLFHAFLQYVFQYATSWLGQCVVRDLRVGIFQHITSLRLRYFDRTPVGNSITRTISDMETINTVFSQGVITMIADILTLVFVLGIMFYTSWKLTLACLLTLPFLMATSYFFQKNVKRSFQDVRTQVARMNSFLQERITGMRIVQIFNAEQQEGAKFREVNRDYTKANLDSVFYYAVFYAVVEIIAAATLGLMIWWGARGVIADEVTMGSLVAFPIYLNMLFNPIRTLADRFNTLQMGLVAADRVFALLDDPENLEQNGSFKPDKLQGEVDFDRVWFAYNEEDFVLKDVSFHINPGETLAIVGATGSGKSTIINILNRFYDIQKGAIKVDGVDIREYDLFALRRRVALVLQDVFLFAGTVLENITLRDDTITREQVINAAKMIGAHAFIERLPGGYDYQVMERGATLSMGQRQLISFVRALVFEPDILILDEATSSIDPESESVIQFAIETMIAKRTSIIIAHRLSTIRHADNILVLHKGEVQEYGPHEELLRNENGHYKQLYEMQFLQVGVLEE